Proteins encoded together in one Bacteroidales bacterium window:
- a CDS encoding ABC transporter substrate-binding protein, whose amino-acid sequence DPAFAKSQTLIWPVHQLFNGLVQMDTALNVRPCISKQWDISADGKTYTFHLRNDVYFHDHPLFPNGEGRQVKASDFVYSLKRIYDPGTASPGAWIFNYLDKEKGPQAINDSTLKIHLQRPFPAFLGLLTMQYCSVVPKEIVEHYGDEFGRHPIGTGAFRFKMWKEGEKLIFLKNSDYFEKDEQGKRLPYLDAVSITFISDKQSEFLEFIKGELDFLSGLSPANKNELLTRTGQLNPKYEGEIKMYTQPYLNTEYLGFLVDDSMETVQNSPVSDKLVRKAINYGFDRTKMMKYLRNNIGTPANNGFIPKGLPAFSKDSIKGYTYNPDKARSLLKKAGHPQGEGLSSIKLTTTDDYRDLCEFIQHQLSEIGIKINIEVSTGATFRDMVANSKLLFFRGSWIADYPDAENYMALFYSENFSPGGPNYTHYENPEYDSLYEQALNTMDAKKRQRYYRQMDRMIIEDAPIVPLYYDQVVRFTRTNIKGLGNNPMNLLVLKHVKKEKQ is encoded by the coding sequence GATCCCGCCTTTGCAAAAAGCCAGACACTTATATGGCCGGTACATCAGTTATTCAATGGTCTGGTACAGATGGATACCGCCCTGAATGTTCGTCCCTGCATTTCCAAACAATGGGATATATCTGCCGACGGAAAGACCTATACTTTTCACCTGAGAAATGATGTGTACTTTCATGACCATCCGCTTTTTCCAAACGGAGAGGGCCGTCAGGTAAAGGCTTCGGATTTTGTATACAGCCTTAAAAGGATATACGATCCGGGAACAGCCTCACCGGGTGCATGGATATTTAACTATCTGGACAAAGAAAAAGGCCCGCAGGCCATCAACGACTCCACACTTAAAATCCATCTGCAAAGACCGTTCCCTGCATTTCTCGGATTATTAACCATGCAATACTGCTCCGTTGTACCGAAAGAGATCGTTGAGCATTACGGAGATGAATTCGGGAGGCATCCGATAGGGACCGGAGCTTTTCGTTTCAAAATGTGGAAGGAAGGAGAAAAACTGATATTCTTGAAAAACTCCGATTACTTTGAGAAAGATGAGCAAGGGAAACGCCTGCCTTATCTCGATGCCGTTTCTATAACCTTCATCAGCGACAAACAATCGGAATTTTTAGAATTCATCAAAGGGGAACTGGACTTTTTGTCGGGGCTTAGTCCTGCTAACAAAAATGAGCTGCTCACCCGGACGGGACAATTAAACCCCAAGTATGAAGGGGAAATTAAAATGTACACACAGCCTTATCTGAACACTGAATACCTGGGTTTTCTGGTGGACGATTCCATGGAAACGGTACAAAACAGCCCCGTTTCCGATAAACTGGTAAGAAAAGCCATCAACTATGGTTTTGACAGAACAAAAATGATGAAATACCTTCGGAACAATATCGGCACACCGGCCAACAACGGATTTATCCCCAAAGGACTGCCCGCCTTCTCCAAAGACTCCATAAAGGGATACACTTACAACCCGGATAAAGCCCGAAGTCTTTTGAAAAAAGCAGGACATCCGCAGGGAGAAGGGCTAAGCTCCATCAAACTCACCACTACCGATGACTACAGAGATTTATGCGAATTCATTCAGCATCAGCTCTCGGAAATCGGGATCAAGATCAATATAGAAGTCAGCACCGGCGCGACCTTCAGGGATATGGTAGCCAATTCAAAATTATTGTTTTTCAGAGGCTCCTGGATAGCCGATTATCCTGATGCGGAAAATTATATGGCCCTGTTCTACAGTGAAAATTTTAGTCCCGGCGGACCCAACTATACCCATTATGAAAACCCGGAGTACGATAGTTTGTATGAGCAAGCGCTAAACACAATGGATGCAAAAAAAAGGCAGCGGTATTATCGCCAGATGGATCGCATGATCATCGAAGACGCTCCTATTGTACCGTTGTATTACGACCAGGTGGTACGGTTTACCCGCACCAACATAAAGGGGCTGGGAAACAATCCCATGAATTTACTGGTATTAAAACATGTTAAAAAAGAAAAACAATGA
- a CDS encoding ATPase has product MKLIVDSGSTRADWCIVSDTNIQTVQTRGMNPFFVTPVIIEKAIRNQGLLRKHHDQFSSVYFYGAGCGSEKNDELIRYTLQKIFPNATISVYTDLLGAARGLFHNEEGIACILGTGSNSGYFDGQQITHKIPSLGYILGDEGSGNHLGKKLLKSYFFHHLPGDLTQKFNEKYGAKSGGLLQKLYMAEFPNIHLSEYSHFVIEHQNHPYIKDMTSQTFEEFLQMLRSYYAPSCLEKPIRFTGSIAWFFKDILQTKASEKDLIVDKIEQSPLKGLRDFHKT; this is encoded by the coding sequence ATGAAGCTCATAGTCGACAGTGGTTCTACAAGAGCCGACTGGTGTATTGTTTCTGACACCAACATACAGACCGTCCAGACCAGGGGAATGAATCCTTTCTTCGTTACTCCGGTGATAATAGAAAAAGCAATCAGAAATCAAGGTCTGTTGCGAAAACATCATGATCAATTCAGTTCAGTGTATTTCTATGGGGCCGGCTGCGGAAGTGAAAAGAATGACGAATTGATCCGTTACACGCTGCAAAAAATCTTCCCAAACGCTACAATCTCGGTGTACACAGATCTGCTGGGTGCAGCAAGGGGATTATTTCACAATGAGGAAGGAATTGCCTGCATTCTGGGTACCGGGTCTAACTCCGGTTACTTCGACGGGCAGCAAATTACGCATAAGATTCCTTCATTGGGATACATTCTTGGAGATGAAGGAAGCGGGAACCACCTCGGGAAAAAACTGCTCAAAAGCTACTTTTTTCATCACCTTCCCGGGGATCTGACCCAAAAGTTCAATGAAAAATATGGGGCCAAATCCGGAGGGCTGCTGCAGAAACTTTACATGGCCGAGTTTCCCAACATCCATTTATCAGAGTATTCACATTTCGTTATTGAACATCAAAACCATCCTTATATAAAAGATATGACAAGCCAAACATTTGAAGAATTTCTTCAGATGCTCAGATCATATTATGCTCCCTCCTGTTTAGAAAAACCCATAAGGTTCACGGGATCCATTGCCTGGTTTTTTAAAGACATCTTACAAACCAAGGCTTCTGAAAAAGATCTCATTGTTGACAAAATTGAGCAATCTCCCTTGAAAGGACTGAGGGACTTCCACAAAACCTGA
- a CDS encoding cytidylate kinase-like family protein, whose amino-acid sequence MNILQQYLEERHKEKKRDEDFGQPGPVVTISRDFGCSGKFLADKLNQKLNQEKKGDQSKGTWRVVTKEILDESAKELELHPSQIEYVFKYEKRSAIDEILGSLSSKYYKSDRKIRNTIKKVIYTIGMEGNSVILGRCGAVITKDLPRSLHVRLIAPIEWRTEVIRKRFNLTEKKAREYVLDIDKKRAELRNNLAGKEVDDTFFDLLFNTKSFEFDEMVDIIIKALETKEII is encoded by the coding sequence ATGAATATTTTACAGCAATACTTAGAAGAAAGGCACAAGGAGAAGAAACGGGATGAGGATTTTGGACAACCCGGTCCTGTAGTTACTATATCCCGGGATTTCGGTTGCTCAGGTAAGTTTCTGGCCGATAAACTGAATCAGAAATTGAATCAGGAAAAAAAAGGCGATCAAAGTAAAGGCACGTGGCGGGTAGTAACTAAGGAGATCCTGGACGAATCTGCCAAAGAGCTTGAACTGCATCCTTCCCAGATTGAATATGTTTTTAAATATGAAAAAAGGAGCGCCATCGATGAGATACTTGGCTCCCTGTCCAGTAAATACTATAAAAGCGACCGGAAAATAAGAAACACCATAAAAAAGGTGATCTATACCATTGGCATGGAAGGAAACAGCGTTATCCTCGGACGATGTGGTGCCGTTATTACCAAAGATTTACCGAGATCCCTTCATGTAAGATTGATAGCGCCCATTGAATGGCGTACCGAAGTGATCCGGAAGCGTTTTAATCTAACTGAAAAAAAGGCTAGAGAGTATGTTCTTGATATCGACAAGAAACGGGCTGAGCTACGAAACAACCTGGCGGGGAAAGAGGTAGATGATACTTTTTTTGATTTGCTATTTAATACCAAAAGTTTTGAGTTCGATGAGATGGTGGATATCATTATAAAAGCTTTGGAAACCAAAGAGATCATATAA
- the dinB gene encoding DNA polymerase IV has translation MERNIVHLDLDSFFVSVERLRNSKLAGKPVIIGGLSDRGVVASCSYEARRFGVHSAMPMRMARQLCGDAVIVRGDMDLYSRYSDMVTDIIHENAPFYEKASIDEHYIDLTGMERFFGTWKWAGKLKKEIVKHTGLPVSFGLSRNKTVSKIATGEAKPDGALYVPDSFIKPFLHPLSIRKIPMIGNKTYHLLRSMGISRIRTLSGVPVEMLEHVLGKNGVILWKKANGIDNTPVQPYSERQSVGTERTFEKDTTDIRMMNSLLVSMLEKLAFQLRREKKLTSCVTVKIRYSNYDTHTLQKRIAYSAFDHELIPTARELFRKLYTRRMQIRLLGVKFSRLIRGTQQLNLFEDTTEVVSLYQAMDMIRKRYGNRAIGRASGYGGISGGRL, from the coding sequence ATGGAACGGAATATAGTGCATTTGGATCTGGATTCGTTTTTTGTGTCGGTAGAAAGGCTCAGAAACAGCAAACTGGCTGGTAAACCTGTGATTATTGGTGGGCTTTCCGACCGGGGGGTTGTGGCCAGTTGTAGCTACGAAGCCCGGCGGTTTGGTGTTCATTCCGCCATGCCTATGCGTATGGCCCGTCAGCTTTGCGGAGATGCGGTGATTGTTCGGGGAGATATGGATCTTTACAGCCGTTATTCGGACATGGTAACCGATATTATTCATGAAAATGCCCCCTTCTATGAGAAGGCTTCCATAGATGAACACTATATTGATCTGACTGGTATGGAACGGTTTTTTGGCACCTGGAAATGGGCCGGAAAGCTGAAGAAGGAGATTGTTAAACACACCGGTTTACCTGTTTCTTTTGGATTGTCCCGGAACAAGACCGTTTCGAAGATTGCAACAGGAGAGGCCAAGCCTGACGGAGCGTTGTATGTACCCGACTCCTTCATCAAGCCTTTCTTACACCCTCTTTCGATCAGGAAAATTCCGATGATAGGCAACAAAACGTATCATCTTCTCCGTTCGATGGGGATTAGCCGGATCAGAACATTGAGCGGGGTACCCGTTGAAATGCTGGAGCATGTGCTTGGAAAAAACGGCGTGATACTTTGGAAAAAAGCCAATGGAATTGATAACACGCCGGTGCAGCCTTATTCAGAAAGGCAGTCGGTTGGCACTGAACGCACGTTTGAAAAGGATACCACGGATATCCGGATGATGAATAGCTTGTTGGTCTCTATGTTGGAAAAGCTGGCTTTTCAACTGCGCCGGGAGAAAAAGCTGACTTCCTGTGTTACGGTTAAGATCAGATATTCTAACTATGATACCCACACCCTGCAAAAACGGATTGCTTATTCTGCTTTTGATCACGAGTTGATACCCACAGCCAGAGAGCTTTTCAGAAAATTGTACACCCGTCGTATGCAAATCCGCCTGCTGGGTGTGAAATTCAGCAGGCTTATCCGGGGCACACAACAGTTGAATCTGTTTGAAGATACCACAGAGGTGGTGAGCCTGTACCAAGCCATGGATATGATAAGGAAACGCTACGGGAACAGAGCCATTGGAAGAGCCTCCGGATATGGGGGGATATCCGGAGGAAGATTGTAA
- a CDS encoding LexA family transcriptional regulator yields the protein MNFSKNIRLLRKRKKRTQDDVARALNIKRSTLSGYENEVAQPGIEALIAFSEYFNVAVDTLIKVDLSGLTEKQLTQLEKGYDVYLKGSSLRVLATTVDQDNNENIELVNERAKAGYQRGFADPEFIRKLPTFQLPFLPKEKKFRTFQISGESMLPIPDGSWVTGEFIQDWLSINNGEACIILTLNEGVVFKIVENRLKQERKLIVHSLNPAYTSYEIPAEEIKEIWRFRHYISPELPEPGIPSSQIIQRITQLQKEIARLKGSE from the coding sequence ATGAATTTTAGTAAGAACATCCGGTTGCTGAGAAAACGCAAAAAAAGAACCCAGGATGACGTAGCCAGGGCTTTAAACATAAAGCGATCCACGCTAAGTGGTTATGAAAACGAAGTGGCACAGCCCGGCATAGAGGCTTTAATCGCATTTTCAGAGTATTTTAATGTGGCAGTGGACACCCTGATCAAGGTGGACTTGTCCGGGCTAACCGAAAAACAACTCACTCAACTGGAGAAGGGATATGATGTATATCTGAAGGGGAGCAGTCTAAGGGTACTGGCTACAACAGTAGACCAAGACAATAACGAAAACATCGAGCTGGTTAACGAAAGGGCAAAAGCCGGTTACCAAAGGGGATTTGCCGATCCGGAGTTCATCCGTAAGCTGCCTACCTTTCAACTGCCTTTCTTACCCAAAGAAAAGAAATTCAGGACATTTCAAATAAGCGGTGAGTCTATGCTTCCGATACCCGATGGTTCATGGGTAACGGGAGAATTCATACAGGATTGGCTATCCATAAATAACGGAGAAGCATGCATCATCCTTACACTGAATGAAGGCGTCGTATTCAAAATCGTGGAAAACCGGCTGAAGCAAGAGAGAAAACTCATAGTGCATTCACTCAATCCTGCCTATACATCCTATGAGATCCCGGCTGAGGAAATCAAGGAAATATGGCGATTCCGGCATTACATCAGTCCTGAATTGCCCGAACCGGGAATCCCCAGCAGCCAGATCATTCAGCGAATAACCCAATTACAAAAAGAAATAGCCAGGCTTAAAGGAAGCGAATGA